The Thermodesulfobacteriota bacterium DNA window AAACGTAGAAAGATCTTTGGAGCAATCCTCATAGCATTTCTTTTTATCTCGGCATTCGTGATTCACAATTATAGGAAATCCTTATCGTGAACTCTTCCAAAAAAGGCATAGGGTTTTATCAGTTACTTGGGGCTAATTGTAAGAACCCTTTAACGCGTAGGTGAGTATTTATCCCTCGATTTAATTGGCAGTTTTTAGCACATCCTGGCTCCCACTAGATGCCAATTGAGATAAATTGTTCATTTGCTTCGCTCTTTTATTGTCGGTGAATCTTTTCAAAAGACTTATGGAGCGTTCAAACTCGGATGCGTCCTTAACCTCTAGATACCCCTTTTGCACGGTACGATTGAGTATACTTTCTCCCAATTCGGATCTAATGATAAGTATTGTCCATCCCTCTGTTCCCACACCGCCGGCTGAAATATCGGCGTACTCGGCGCTAAAGTCACCACAGTATTCGCACTGGTCCCTGTGATAAGGCTTTAATTCCTCGAGGGGAGTTTCAATTCTTGTTCCATCTCTCAAATCTATAAAAACCTTTCTTTTTATGTTTACTTTGATTATTTCACGAGGATCAAGCCCGAGTTTTCCTATTATGTATTCACGCATATAACCGTCGTAATCATAGGATTCGGTACAGAAAAGACCTATTGCCAATCTTACGGAATCCACATATTGCCTGAGGTGTCTTTTCTGTTTTTCTACGTTTTTTGAACCTCTATCGGGAGTGATAAAGCCTGTATCCGCTCCTAAGGCTGCGGCGTATCCCGAGATTTCGCATGGGACCCCAACTAAAGCGAGATTTTTTAACTTGAATTTATCTACGGCTTCTACAAGAGCCAGGGGGGTTGGGCAATACGTATACCAAGATTTTGAAGTACGCATTAGCTCGTCTACGCTTTTTACAACAGTCGGTACAGGCTCAAGCCATAGATTATCGGAGGGACCAGCTACTGCGGCACCTTCAATGATCCCTTCCTCAAAAGCACACCTCAGAATCTCCCTTACTGCCCCACCATCTTGTGCATTTGCAACTACGTTTGGATTAGT harbors:
- a CDS encoding Coenzyme F420 hydrogenase/dehydrogenase, beta subunit C-terminal domain; this encodes TNPNVVANAQDGGAVREILRCAFEEGIIEGAAVAGPSDNLWLEPVPTVVKSVDELMRTSKSWYTYCPTPLALVEAVDKFKLKNLALVGVPCEISGYAAALGADTGFITPDRGSKNVEKQKRHLRQYVDSVRLAIGLFCTESYDYDGYMREYIIGKLGLDPREIIKVNIKRKVFIDLRDGTRIETPLEELKPYHRDQCEYCGDFSAEYADISAGGVGTEGWTILIIRSELGESILNRTVQKGYLEVKDASEFERSISLLKRFTDNKRAKQMNNLSQLASSGSQDVLKTAN